The window CAGCGGACGCGCGGCGCAGGCATTGGCCAGGTAGGTCGCCAGCGCATCGCGGTGCGCCTCGAACTCCGGGTGGAACACGGTTTCCCACTGCTGCGCGATGAGCAGCAGGCCGGCGTCGGCGATGCGTGCGCGCCAGTCGTCGCGCTGGCCGGCGTCAAGTGGCAGCGACATTTCAATGCCATCGAAACCGGCGGCCTTCACGCGCTCGATGAACACGCCCGGGGCCAGGTCGTTGCTGCCCCAGTGCGGGGCGAAGATGCGGATATCCATGAACTAGTCGAAGCCTCGCACCGGAAAGCTGGCGTCGCGCTGGATCCAGTTCTGCGGCGAGTAGACGGTTGCGCCATCGGTCGCATGCAGGGTGTAGGCGTGGCGCGACACGGGCGAGCGGTTCGGCGCGCTGTAGTGCGGCAGCAGCCCGTGAAAACATACCAGGCTGCCGGCTTTCGCTTCGAGCGGCACGGCGGTGCTGTCGTCCGGCCACGGCATGGTGTCGAGCGTTTCCATCTTGATGGCGTCGCCGTGGCGCACGAAGCGCTCGCGCAGCGGACCGCGGTGGCCGCCCGGTTCGACCCACAGGCAGCCATTCTCGATGGTGGCGTCTTCCAGCGCGAACCAGAAGGTCGTCACGCTGATCGGCGTGGTCTCGAAAAAGGTCGCATCCTGGTGCCAGCGTACTTCGCCGCCGATGCCGGGCTGCTTGAAGATGTACATCGATTGCCACACCTTGGGCTCGCTCAGTCCCAGGCCGCGTGCCACCGCGGCCAGCTTCGCATCGCGCGAAAAGGCATCGAACACCGGGTCGAGGTCGTGCAGCGCGTGGCCGATCTTGTTGATCGACAGGGCTTTTTCCTGGCGCAGCTGGCCGTCCGCACCGAACGCTTCTTCTTCAAAAAAGCAGCGGATGGTGTTGTCCGAGCGCAGGAAATACTCGTCGGTGGCGGTGGTCTGGTCGCGCGTGGTGAAGATCGAGCGCCCCTGGGCTGGATCGAATTCGTTGACAATCTCGCCGGCGCGCTGGCGCAGCCGGGCAATCTCGTCCATTGTCTTGAAGCCGGGGACGACGAGGTAGCCGTCGCGCTGGAACTGGTTGCGTTGTTCGGTGCTGAGCATGAAGGTGGCTCCTGCCATGATGGAAGCTGCCATTGTAGGGTTGGCCCCGCAACCCCGCAATTGGCGGATCGGTTGACAGATTGTCGCCATCGGGTTGACAATCGGCCGCATGGACCAATTGCGCGCAATGGAGATTTTTGTCGAGGTGGCGCGCCTGCGCAGCTTTTCGGCCGCCGGGCGCCGCCTGGGGCTCACGCGCGCCATGGTCAGCAAACATATCATGCAGCTGGAGACGAAGCTCGATGCGCGCCTGCTGCACCGTTCCACCCGCGAAGTGAGCCTCACCGACGCCGGCCACGCCTATCTGGCGCCGTGCCTGGCGACGGTGGAGCAGGCGCGCGAAGCGGCGCGCGCCATCAGTCCCGCCGGTGCCGAGCTGGCCGGGGCGCTGCGGATCCAGGCGCCGTCCGGTTTCGGCAGCGCGTGGCTGGCCGATGCGGTGGCGCGTTTCAGCCTGCGCCATCCGCTGCTCACGCCATCGCTGTTCGTCGACGATGCGCTGCTCGACCCGATCCGCCACGGCTTCGACCTGACCATCCGCGTGGGCGGCATCCCGGACAGCAGCGGGCTGGCCATGCGCCGCCTGGCCCCTTGCCGCGGGGTGCTGTGCGCCAGTCCGGATTATGTGGCCAGGTGGGGCATGCCGCAAACGCCGGAAGCACTGCTCGCTCACCAGTGCCTGCACTTCAGCTACCTGACCGACGGCACCAGCTGGCACTTCACGCGCGGGAGCGAGCGGCGCACGGTGCGCGTGAACGCCGGCTTCACGGCGAATAATGGACTGGTGCTGCAGCAGGCCGCCGAGCGTGGCCTGGGCATCGTCTACAACACGACCTTCCTGGCGTGGCAAAAGCTGATCGATGGCGCGCTGCTGCCGGTGCTGCCGGACTGGGAGCTGCCGCTGAACGACCTGTCGGCCCTGTACCCGGCCAGCCGCCAGCTATCGCCCAAGGTCAGGGCGCTGGTCGATTTCCTGGTGGCGGAGTACCGCGTCGCCCCGTGGGACCTGGCCCTGGCCCGCGCCGGCATTCTGTAGTTATGCCCCGGCGTTATGCCCCGGCGTTACGCCTCGGGGCCGACCTGCCAGGCGCCATCCCGGTAGACCAGTTCCTCGTCCAGGTACACGCTTTCGGTCACGGCGAAGATGTCGACGTGGTAGCGCGCATCCTTGCGCTTGAAGCCCGGCTTGGGATAGACGCCATGCTTGGCCCCCAGCGACAGGTGGATGCCGCACATGCGCTCATACGTGCCGATGTCGTTGACGCGGCGCTCGCGGGTAAACGCGCGGTTCATGCCGAAGCCGAGTTCACGTACCCACACTTCGCCTTCCTCAAGCCGGATAATCTCCAGCAGGCGCGCGAATTCCGGGGTGGCGTCGACCGTATCGACCACGCGGCCACGTTCGATCACCAGCGTGATCGGGGTGTCGGGGCGGTTGACCATGTACGAGGTGTCGCCGAATACGTGCACCCGCACGCGCCCGTTGACCGCTTCGAGGTCCTGCGCTTCGGTGAACACTTCGCCGATCGGGAACTGGCCGCCGACGTTGTTCATGCCGCTGTAGTCGCCCACATTCAGTTTGGCCGGCTCGAACGGCGAAGCGAATACCAGCGTCTCGCCGCCGCTGTGCACCACGCCGGTCGATGCGGCATCGATGCGGCGCTTGAGCGCCTTGCCCACGCCGCGGTAGTAGGCGCTGTCGTAGGCCAGCGATTCGATGTAGTGCTCGCCCTGCGCGCCCGGCATGCGCGACAGGTGCACGTGCTCGATCACTTTCAGTCCCAGCTTGAACAGCTCGACCCGGATGCGGAAGGCTTCGAGCCGGAAGTTGGTCGACTGGATCAGCACCACCAGGTCGTGCGCCGCCATGCCCTTGAAGGCGGCCAGCACGTGTTCGGCGGCCACGGTATCGAAGTCGATGAACACGGCATCGGGCAGATTGCGCCGATAGCCTTCGGTCAGCGCGCGCGCCAGGTCGGAGCGGCAGTCATGCACCACCAGCGCACGCTGGGCGGGGCCGTGTTCGACCACGGTGGCAAGCACCTCGTGCAGGTGGGTGGCGGCGGCATCGACGGCGTGCGCGGGAATGTCGCCCCAGGGGGCGGCGGTCAGGTCAGGGGAGGTCATGGTGCGGTGCGAGGTCTTGGATGGCTTCCATTATACGTGGCGCCGAGGCATGGCTTTGCTTGGGAACCACACTTCCTTGTCGAAGAAATAATGCTTTGTGTTATTTATTCCGATAAGCCGACGGGCATATGTTAGCGTCAGTAAAACTACACGGTGCAAAGCCGGGCCCCTCGATCTGACAAACCACTGGAGATACAGATGAAGTCATTGTTCAAGCAACTGGTGTTCGCGGTCTTTGCCCTCACCCTCGCCGGCGCCGCCAGCGCGCAGGATGTCAAGCGTGGTACCGCCGATGAAGCGGTGGCCATGGTCAAGAAGGCCAGCGCCTACCTGAACGACAACGGCCGCGACAAGGCGATCGCCGCCTTCAACGATTCCAAAGGCGAATTCATCAAGGGCGATCTGTACGTCTTCATGTTCACCTTCGACGGCACCGCGCTCGCGCACGGCCAGAATGCCAAGATGGTCGGCAAGAATCTGATGGACCTGAAGGCCGGCGAGGTGTATCCGATCCGCGAATTCATCAAGATCGCCAAGAGCCCCGCCGGCACGGGCTGGTTCGGCTACAAGTGGCCCAATTCGATCACCAAGGCCATGGAAGAGAAAAACACCTACATCGAGCGCAATGGCGAGGTGCTGATCGGCGTCGGCACCTATAAATAGATTAAAATTGCGCTGC of the Massilia violaceinigra genome contains:
- a CDS encoding phytanoyl-CoA dioxygenase family protein, with translation MAGATFMLSTEQRNQFQRDGYLVVPGFKTMDEIARLRQRAGEIVNEFDPAQGRSIFTTRDQTTATDEYFLRSDNTIRCFFEEEAFGADGQLRQEKALSINKIGHALHDLDPVFDAFSRDAKLAAVARGLGLSEPKVWQSMYIFKQPGIGGEVRWHQDATFFETTPISVTTFWFALEDATIENGCLWVEPGGHRGPLRERFVRHGDAIKMETLDTMPWPDDSTAVPLEAKAGSLVCFHGLLPHYSAPNRSPVSRHAYTLHATDGATVYSPQNWIQRDASFPVRGFD
- a CDS encoding LysR family transcriptional regulator, producing MDQLRAMEIFVEVARLRSFSAAGRRLGLTRAMVSKHIMQLETKLDARLLHRSTREVSLTDAGHAYLAPCLATVEQAREAARAISPAGAELAGALRIQAPSGFGSAWLADAVARFSLRHPLLTPSLFVDDALLDPIRHGFDLTIRVGGIPDSSGLAMRRLAPCRGVLCASPDYVARWGMPQTPEALLAHQCLHFSYLTDGTSWHFTRGSERRTVRVNAGFTANNGLVLQQAAERGLGIVYNTTFLAWQKLIDGALLPVLPDWELPLNDLSALYPASRQLSPKVRALVDFLVAEYRVAPWDLALARAGIL
- a CDS encoding cache domain-containing protein, with the translated sequence MKSLFKQLVFAVFALTLAGAASAQDVKRGTADEAVAMVKKASAYLNDNGRDKAIAAFNDSKGEFIKGDLYVFMFTFDGTALAHGQNAKMVGKNLMDLKAGEVYPIREFIKIAKSPAGTGWFGYKWPNSITKAMEEKNTYIERNGEVLIGVGTYK